The genomic interval CCAGCACAATCCAGGCGGCGTACCGCTTGCAAGAACAGGCGCGGGGACTCTTCGATTCGAAGAGCGAGAGAATGGACTCGGATTTGAATGCGACCTCCCGGATTGTCGGCAGGACGTGATCGAAGCACTCGAACGAGGCGACTTCGACGGATCCGTGTCAGTGGGTTTCATCGTTGCTGAGGATGGCGACACTTGGCAACACCGTCGATCAGGTCCGAGCGTCCGCACGGTGCGGGCGGCTCGCCTGGTCGAACTCAGTTTGGTGACTGCGGGGGCCTACGGGTCCGCAACGTCCCGTCTTACTTAGGAGTCCTCCAATGGACGACGCACGGAGTCTCCGCGAGCAGCGGGACGAACTCGCGGGCAAGATGAACGACATCCTGCTCCGCAACGACAGCATCGACGACGTTGAGTCGATCGAACTTCTCGAAAAGGGTGAGGCTCGCCTCGCCGAAATGGACACGCAGATTCGTGGTGCCGAGGCACGCGAAAAGATGTCCGCCATCGTCAAGAAGCCGTCTTTCGGTTTCACGCCTGGTGCGGGCACCGCTCCTCGCGAAGATCGCCGGTATCGGTTCGAGATGAACGGCACCGAGATCAAGATCACTGGTGGCAACCCTGACGTTCGAGCCAACCCGCTTGGTGGTGGCTCGGATGGTTCTGATGCCACGTTTACGTCTGTCGATGGCAATGGCGATCCGATCACGGGTGCAAGCATTCCGGTCGATCTTCTTGCGCAGATGATCCGGAAGTTGCCGAAGTTGGCTGTTCTGCGGCAGCAACTTACTGTTCGTACCTACAGCAACGATGTCGAACTCCAGCGCGTCAACGCGAGGATTTCCCTCGAAGGTGATGCGTTCACTGCCGAATCCGGCGCGTACAACGAGAAGATTGGTTCCTTCGAGCGTGTGCGTGTTCGTAACTTCAAGAGTTCCGCACGCAGCAACGTCACCGAGGAATTCCTTCGTGACGCTCGCGGCAACGCGGTCCAGGAAATGCTGCTCCAGCACGCCGAAGAGCATGGGCTGTATTTCGACAACGCCTACGCAACCGGCATCGGAGACGATGATGGTCCGGA from bacterium carries:
- a CDS encoding phage major capsid protein, with the protein product MNDILLRNDSIDDVESIELLEKGEARLAEMDTQIRGAEAREKMSAIVKKPSFGFTPGAGTAPREDRRYRFEMNGTEIKITGGNPDVRANPLGGGSDGSDATFTSVDGNGDPITGASIPVDLLAQMIRKLPKLAVLRQQLTVRTYSNDVELQRVNARISLEGDAFTAESGAYNEKIGSFERVRVRNFKSSARSNVTEEFLRDARGNAVQEMLLQHAEEHGLYFDNAYATGIGDDDGP